From a region of the Chitinophaga caseinilytica genome:
- a CDS encoding type III pantothenate kinase yields MIGPIFCFDLGNTRLKCGIMQGGELQEERFFSEETLLPEVEELLKERRPRAAVLSSVIEHPPALESLLQSETRFIRLRCDTPMPVRIVYEKPETLGVDRIALAAGAWEMFPGQHNLVIGTGSAITYNFINKRGEFLGGGISPGIDMRFRALHAFTDKLPLVPAEAHYSFIGYNTRQSILSGVLEGALAEVDGMISLYAARYGNFNALLTGGIWNFLLPALKIRYLQARI; encoded by the coding sequence ATGATCGGCCCGATTTTTTGTTTCGACCTGGGCAATACCCGGTTGAAATGTGGCATTATGCAAGGCGGAGAACTGCAGGAAGAGCGGTTTTTCAGCGAAGAAACGTTGTTGCCCGAAGTGGAGGAACTGCTGAAGGAACGGCGCCCCCGCGCGGCGGTGCTGTCGTCGGTAATAGAACATCCGCCGGCGCTGGAATCGCTGCTGCAAAGTGAAACGCGCTTCATCCGCCTGCGCTGCGATACGCCGATGCCCGTTCGGATCGTGTACGAAAAGCCCGAAACCCTGGGCGTAGACCGGATCGCGCTGGCCGCAGGCGCCTGGGAAATGTTTCCCGGCCAGCATAATCTCGTGATCGGTACCGGATCGGCCATCACTTACAATTTCATCAACAAACGGGGCGAATTCCTGGGAGGGGGCATCAGCCCGGGGATCGACATGCGGTTCCGCGCCCTGCACGCTTTTACGGATAAATTGCCGCTCGTTCCCGCCGAAGCGCATTATAGTTTTATTGGATATAATACCCGTCAAAGTATCCTCAGCGGCGTGCTGGAAGGCGCGCTGGCGGAGGTAGACGGCATGATTTCGCTGTATGCCGCCAGGTACGGGAACTTTAACGCGCTTTTAACAGGGGGAATTTGGAATTTTTTGCTTCCCGCCTTAAAAATAAGATATTTGCAAGCCCGTATTTAA
- the lptC gene encoding LPS export ABC transporter periplasmic protein LptC, whose product MKRLLAYGALAIMAFSGCENDINAVAAFDTRKLGVEQAFDVETILSQSATVKGVLTSKYMERYVTHPPHTDFPKGLQVIFYDSVGRKESILTANFGRLDEGTNDIYLRDSVVFISLTTAQRLDCKDLRFDSKTAMFMTDRFCRISTITDTIYASGIRATQDLSRTEFLKANGTFVPQDSSFILE is encoded by the coding sequence TTGAAACGTTTACTCGCATACGGAGCCCTCGCGATCATGGCCTTCAGCGGCTGCGAAAACGATATCAACGCCGTTGCCGCCTTCGATACCAGGAAACTCGGCGTAGAGCAGGCGTTCGACGTAGAAACCATCCTCAGCCAGTCGGCCACCGTAAAAGGCGTGCTCACCAGCAAATACATGGAACGCTACGTGACGCACCCGCCACACACCGATTTCCCCAAAGGATTGCAGGTAATATTCTACGATAGCGTGGGCAGGAAAGAAAGCATCCTGACGGCCAATTTCGGCCGGCTGGACGAAGGGACGAACGACATCTATCTCCGCGATTCCGTCGTGTTCATCAGTCTCACCACCGCCCAGCGGCTCGATTGCAAAGACCTCCGCTTCGATTCCAAAACGGCGATGTTCATGACAGACCGCTTCTGCCGCATCTCCACCATCACCGATACGATCTATGCAAGCGGCATCCGCGCTACGCAAGACCTGTCGCGGACGGAGTTCCTGAAAGCGAACGGGACGTTCGTTCCGCAAGACAGCTCCTTCATCCTCGAATAA
- a CDS encoding aldo/keto reductase has translation MEYRRLGKSGLQISALSFGSWVTFHGQVDDSAGDRLMGLAYDNGINFFDNAEVYALGESEKMMGRVLKNKNWDRTSIIVSSKAFFGWRGANNKPNQTGLSRKHLMEACHEALQRMQLDYLDLYYCHRPDRNVPIEEVVWTMTNLIQQGKILYWGTSEWTAAEIMEAHMVARQYNLIAPVVEQPEYNLFRREKLELEYLPVFSSVGLGTTIFSPLASGILTGKYNNGVPEGSRLSLEGYEWLRNRNLLEANIAKVVKLEKVAKELGTSLATFAVAWTIRNPNVSSTILGATKETQLTETLKAIDVYQQLTPEIMKEIDAIMENAPMAIRH, from the coding sequence ATGGAATACAGAAGACTAGGCAAATCCGGCCTCCAGATCAGCGCATTGTCTTTCGGCAGCTGGGTTACCTTCCATGGCCAGGTAGACGATTCCGCCGGCGACCGCCTCATGGGGCTGGCGTATGATAACGGCATCAACTTCTTCGACAACGCGGAGGTATATGCCCTCGGCGAATCCGAAAAGATGATGGGCCGTGTATTGAAGAACAAGAACTGGGACCGGACGTCGATCATCGTGTCGAGCAAGGCGTTTTTCGGCTGGCGCGGGGCCAATAACAAGCCCAACCAGACCGGCCTGAGCCGCAAGCACCTCATGGAAGCCTGCCACGAAGCCCTGCAACGCATGCAGCTCGATTACCTCGATCTGTACTACTGCCACCGGCCAGACCGGAACGTGCCCATCGAGGAAGTGGTGTGGACGATGACCAACCTCATCCAGCAGGGGAAAATCCTGTATTGGGGCACTTCCGAGTGGACGGCCGCCGAGATCATGGAAGCGCACATGGTGGCGCGCCAGTATAACCTGATCGCGCCGGTGGTGGAGCAACCGGAATACAACCTGTTCCGCCGCGAAAAACTCGAGCTGGAATATTTGCCTGTTTTCAGCAGTGTGGGGCTGGGGACAACGATCTTTAGTCCATTGGCGTCGGGGATCCTGACCGGGAAGTACAACAACGGGGTGCCCGAGGGCTCCCGGCTCAGCCTGGAGGGCTACGAGTGGCTGCGGAACCGCAACCTGCTGGAAGCGAACATCGCCAAGGTGGTGAAGCTCGAAAAGGTGGCGAAAGAGCTGGGGACCAGCCTGGCAACGTTCGCCGTGGCCTGGACGATCCGCAACCCGAACGTGTCGAGCACCATCCTGGGAGCCACGAAAGAGACGCAATTGACCGAAACCCTCAAGGCGATCGATGTATATCAGCAACTTACGCCCGAAATCATGAAGGAAATCGACGCCATCATGGAAAACGCGCCGATGGCCATCAGGCATTAA
- a CDS encoding tRNA-binding protein translates to METITWNDFEKVHIHVGTVLSAKVFEKARNPAYQLEVDFGPAIGVRKSSAQITVLYQPDELIGKQVVAVVNFPVKQIANFFSECLVLGVVGDEKEIVLLQPDRPVKNGHRIA, encoded by the coding sequence ATGGAAACCATTACCTGGAATGATTTCGAAAAGGTGCATATACATGTGGGCACCGTCCTCTCCGCAAAAGTTTTCGAGAAAGCACGAAATCCCGCTTACCAGCTCGAAGTCGACTTTGGCCCTGCCATCGGGGTCCGCAAATCCTCCGCTCAAATCACCGTGCTCTACCAGCCAGATGAACTTATCGGGAAACAAGTGGTAGCCGTCGTCAATTTCCCCGTGAAACAAATCGCCAATTTCTTCTCGGAATGCCTCGTACTGGGCGTTGTAGGCGATGAGAAGGAAATAGTGCTGCTGCAGCCAGACCGCCCTGTCAAGAATGGCCACAGGATTGCATAG